One Larus michahellis chromosome 20, bLarMic1.1, whole genome shotgun sequence genomic window carries:
- the RHOBTB2 gene encoding rho-related BTB domain-containing protein 2 isoform X1, translated as MEREIPVLRVRSQLMDSDMDYERPNVETIKCVVVGDNAVGKTRLICARACNATLTQYQLLATHVPTVWAIDQYRVCQEVLERSRDVVDDVSVSLRLWDTFGDHHKDRRFAYGRSDVVVLCFSIANPNSLHHVKTMWYPEIKHFCPRAPVILVGCQLDLRYADLEAVNRARRPLARPIKPNEILPPEKGREVAKELGIPYYETSVVAQFGIKDVFDNAIRAALISRRHLQFWKSHLRNVQRPLLQAPFLPPKPPPPIIMVPDPPSNNEERPAHLLEDPLCADVILVLQEKIKIYAHKIYLSTSSSKFYDLFLMDLSEEDQQSTTGHGFGVAVTAAAERMLHQEERHHGRDFLLRAASFDICESTEEAGSGQRKPCLRASTSDGILRGNRYENGERGLRRGRDLSSWSRAFTSIQEEMAEDPLTYKSKLMVVVKMDASIQPGPFRAVLKYLYTGELDENERDLMHIAHIAELLEVFDLRMMVANILNNEAFMNQEITKAFHVRRTNRVKECLAKGTFSDVTFVLDDGAISAHKPLLISSCDWMAAMFGGPFVESSTNEVALPYTSKSCMRAVLEYLYTGQFSSSPDLDDMKLIILANRLCLPHLVALTEQYTVTGLMEAAQMMVDIDGDVLVFLELAQFHCAYQLADWCLHHICTNYNNVCRKFPRDMKAMSGENQEYFEKHRWPPVWYLKEEDHYQRAKKEREKEDYLHLKRQPKRRWLFWNASSSPSSSPSSSAATASSSSPSSSSSAVV; from the exons GTCCCAATTAATGGATTCTGACATGGATTATGAGAGGCCAAACGTAGAAACTATCAAGTGCGTCGTGGTCGGGGACAACGCAGTGGGCAAGACCCGGCTCATCTGTGCCCGTGCCTGCAATGCCACGCTGACCCAGTACCAGCTCCTCGCCACTCACGTGCCCACGGTGTGGGCCATCGACCAGTACCGCGTCTGCCAGGAG GTGCTGGAGCGCTCCCGGGATGTGGTAGACGATGTTAGCGTGTCCTTGCGGCTCTGGGACACCTTTGGTGACCACCACAAAGACAGGCGCTTTGCCTATGGCAG GTCTGACGTTGTGGTTCTGTGCTTCTCCATCGCTAACCCCAACTCCCTGCACCATGTGAAGACCATGTGGTACCCAGAGATCAAGCACTTCTGTCCCCGCGCGCCCGTCATCCTGGTGGGCTGCCAGCTCGACCTGCGCTACGCCGACCTGGAGGCCGTCAATCGGGCACGGCGACCCTTGGCCAG GCCAATCAAACCTAACGAGATCCTTCCCccggagaaggggagggaggtaGCCAAGGAGTTGGGGATCCCCTATTACGAGACAAGTGTGGTGGCCCAGTTTGGCATCAAGGACGTCTTTGACAATGCCATCCGTGCCGCCCTCATCTCCCGCCGCCACCTGCAGTTCTGGAAGTCCCACCTCCGCAATGTGCAGCGACCCCTGCTCCAagcccccttcctgccccccaaaccccctccgcCCATCATCATGGTCCCAGACCCCCCTTCCAACAATGAGGAGCGCCCAGCCCACCTCTTGGAGGACCCCCTGTGCGCGGACGTCATCCTGGTGCTGCAAGAGAAGATCAAAATCTACGCACACAAGATCTacctctccacctcctcctccaaatTTTACGACCTGTTCCTCATGGACCTGAGCGAGGAGGACCAGCAGAGCACCACGGGGCATGGCTTCGGGGTGGCCGTCACCGCGGCCGCCGAGCGGATGCTGCACCAAGAGGAGAGGCACCACGGGCGGGATTTCCTCCTCCGAGCCGCTAGCTTTGATATCTGCGAGAGCACCGAGGAGGCCGGATCCGGCCAGCGAAAACCGTGCCTTAGAGCCTCCACCAGTGATGGCATCCTGCGGGGCAACCGCTACGAGAACGGGGAGCGTGGGCTGCGGCGGGGAAGGGACCTCTCCTCTTGGAGCCGGGCTTTCACCAGCATCCAGGAGGAGATGGCAGAAGACCCGCTGACCTACAAGTCCAAGCTCATGGTGGTGGTGAAGATGGATGCTTCCATCCAGCCGGGTCCTTTCCGGGCTGTGCTGAAGTACCTGTACACAGGGGAGCTGGATGAGAACGAGCGGGACCTCATGCACATTGCTCACATCGCTGAGCTGCTGGAGGTGTTCGACCTCCGCATGATGGTGGCCAACATCCTCAACAACGAGGCGTTCATGAACCAGGAGATCACCAAAGCCTTCCACGTCCGGAGGACCAACCGGGTGAAGGAATGCCTGGCCAAGGGGACTTTCTCGG ATGTCACCTTCGTGCTGGATGACGGTGCTATCAGTGCCCACAAGCCCCTGCTCATCTCCAGCTGCGACTGGATGGCCGCCATGTTCGGTGGCCCCTTCGTGGAGAGCTCCACCAACGAG GTGGCACTTCCTTACACCAGCAAGAGCTGCATGCGGGCGGTGCTGGAGTACCTCTACACCGGGCAGTTCAGCTCCAGCCCCGACCTCGACGACATGAAGCTCATCATCCTCGCCAACCGCCTCTGCCTGCCACATCTGGTGGCCCTCACCG AGCAGTACACTGTCACCGGTCTGATGGAGGCAGCACAGATGATGGTGGACATCGATGGGGACGTGCTCGTGTTCCTGGAGCTGGCTCAG TTCCACTGCGCCTACCAGCTCGCCGACTGGTGCCTCCATCACATCTGCACCAACTACAACAACGTCTGCCGCAAGTTCCCCCGGGACATGAAGGCCATGTCGGGAG AGAACCAGGAGTACTTCGAGAAGCACCGCTGGCCGCCGGTGTGGTACCTGAAGGAGGAGGATCACTACCAGCGGGCGAAGAAGGAGCGGGAGAAGGAAGACTACCTCCACCTCAAACGGCAGCCCAAGAGGCGGTGGCTCTTCTGGAacgcctcctcctctccttcctcctctccttcatcgtcggcagccacagcctcctcttcctccccctcctcctcctcctcggctgtGGTTTGA
- the RHOBTB2 gene encoding rho-related BTB domain-containing protein 2 isoform X2 — protein sequence MDSDMDYERPNVETIKCVVVGDNAVGKTRLICARACNATLTQYQLLATHVPTVWAIDQYRVCQEVLERSRDVVDDVSVSLRLWDTFGDHHKDRRFAYGRSDVVVLCFSIANPNSLHHVKTMWYPEIKHFCPRAPVILVGCQLDLRYADLEAVNRARRPLARPIKPNEILPPEKGREVAKELGIPYYETSVVAQFGIKDVFDNAIRAALISRRHLQFWKSHLRNVQRPLLQAPFLPPKPPPPIIMVPDPPSNNEERPAHLLEDPLCADVILVLQEKIKIYAHKIYLSTSSSKFYDLFLMDLSEEDQQSTTGHGFGVAVTAAAERMLHQEERHHGRDFLLRAASFDICESTEEAGSGQRKPCLRASTSDGILRGNRYENGERGLRRGRDLSSWSRAFTSIQEEMAEDPLTYKSKLMVVVKMDASIQPGPFRAVLKYLYTGELDENERDLMHIAHIAELLEVFDLRMMVANILNNEAFMNQEITKAFHVRRTNRVKECLAKGTFSDVTFVLDDGAISAHKPLLISSCDWMAAMFGGPFVESSTNEVALPYTSKSCMRAVLEYLYTGQFSSSPDLDDMKLIILANRLCLPHLVALTEQYTVTGLMEAAQMMVDIDGDVLVFLELAQFHCAYQLADWCLHHICTNYNNVCRKFPRDMKAMSGENQEYFEKHRWPPVWYLKEEDHYQRAKKEREKEDYLHLKRQPKRRWLFWNASSSPSSSPSSSAATASSSSPSSSSSAVV from the exons ATGGATTCTGACATGGATTATGAGAGGCCAAACGTAGAAACTATCAAGTGCGTCGTGGTCGGGGACAACGCAGTGGGCAAGACCCGGCTCATCTGTGCCCGTGCCTGCAATGCCACGCTGACCCAGTACCAGCTCCTCGCCACTCACGTGCCCACGGTGTGGGCCATCGACCAGTACCGCGTCTGCCAGGAG GTGCTGGAGCGCTCCCGGGATGTGGTAGACGATGTTAGCGTGTCCTTGCGGCTCTGGGACACCTTTGGTGACCACCACAAAGACAGGCGCTTTGCCTATGGCAG GTCTGACGTTGTGGTTCTGTGCTTCTCCATCGCTAACCCCAACTCCCTGCACCATGTGAAGACCATGTGGTACCCAGAGATCAAGCACTTCTGTCCCCGCGCGCCCGTCATCCTGGTGGGCTGCCAGCTCGACCTGCGCTACGCCGACCTGGAGGCCGTCAATCGGGCACGGCGACCCTTGGCCAG GCCAATCAAACCTAACGAGATCCTTCCCccggagaaggggagggaggtaGCCAAGGAGTTGGGGATCCCCTATTACGAGACAAGTGTGGTGGCCCAGTTTGGCATCAAGGACGTCTTTGACAATGCCATCCGTGCCGCCCTCATCTCCCGCCGCCACCTGCAGTTCTGGAAGTCCCACCTCCGCAATGTGCAGCGACCCCTGCTCCAagcccccttcctgccccccaaaccccctccgcCCATCATCATGGTCCCAGACCCCCCTTCCAACAATGAGGAGCGCCCAGCCCACCTCTTGGAGGACCCCCTGTGCGCGGACGTCATCCTGGTGCTGCAAGAGAAGATCAAAATCTACGCACACAAGATCTacctctccacctcctcctccaaatTTTACGACCTGTTCCTCATGGACCTGAGCGAGGAGGACCAGCAGAGCACCACGGGGCATGGCTTCGGGGTGGCCGTCACCGCGGCCGCCGAGCGGATGCTGCACCAAGAGGAGAGGCACCACGGGCGGGATTTCCTCCTCCGAGCCGCTAGCTTTGATATCTGCGAGAGCACCGAGGAGGCCGGATCCGGCCAGCGAAAACCGTGCCTTAGAGCCTCCACCAGTGATGGCATCCTGCGGGGCAACCGCTACGAGAACGGGGAGCGTGGGCTGCGGCGGGGAAGGGACCTCTCCTCTTGGAGCCGGGCTTTCACCAGCATCCAGGAGGAGATGGCAGAAGACCCGCTGACCTACAAGTCCAAGCTCATGGTGGTGGTGAAGATGGATGCTTCCATCCAGCCGGGTCCTTTCCGGGCTGTGCTGAAGTACCTGTACACAGGGGAGCTGGATGAGAACGAGCGGGACCTCATGCACATTGCTCACATCGCTGAGCTGCTGGAGGTGTTCGACCTCCGCATGATGGTGGCCAACATCCTCAACAACGAGGCGTTCATGAACCAGGAGATCACCAAAGCCTTCCACGTCCGGAGGACCAACCGGGTGAAGGAATGCCTGGCCAAGGGGACTTTCTCGG ATGTCACCTTCGTGCTGGATGACGGTGCTATCAGTGCCCACAAGCCCCTGCTCATCTCCAGCTGCGACTGGATGGCCGCCATGTTCGGTGGCCCCTTCGTGGAGAGCTCCACCAACGAG GTGGCACTTCCTTACACCAGCAAGAGCTGCATGCGGGCGGTGCTGGAGTACCTCTACACCGGGCAGTTCAGCTCCAGCCCCGACCTCGACGACATGAAGCTCATCATCCTCGCCAACCGCCTCTGCCTGCCACATCTGGTGGCCCTCACCG AGCAGTACACTGTCACCGGTCTGATGGAGGCAGCACAGATGATGGTGGACATCGATGGGGACGTGCTCGTGTTCCTGGAGCTGGCTCAG TTCCACTGCGCCTACCAGCTCGCCGACTGGTGCCTCCATCACATCTGCACCAACTACAACAACGTCTGCCGCAAGTTCCCCCGGGACATGAAGGCCATGTCGGGAG AGAACCAGGAGTACTTCGAGAAGCACCGCTGGCCGCCGGTGTGGTACCTGAAGGAGGAGGATCACTACCAGCGGGCGAAGAAGGAGCGGGAGAAGGAAGACTACCTCCACCTCAAACGGCAGCCCAAGAGGCGGTGGCTCTTCTGGAacgcctcctcctctccttcctcctctccttcatcgtcggcagccacagcctcctcttcctccccctcctcctcctcctcggctgtGGTTTGA